The proteins below are encoded in one region of uncultured Eubacteriales bacterium:
- a CDS encoding putative Spore germination protein (Amino acid permease) (Evidence 3 : Function proposed based on presence of conserved amino acid motif, structural feature or limited homology) gives MDRETLTTRQAVCINVLFIFGSTAVMGVSSVTEQDSWIAFLLSVAFTIPAVLVYARLLQLFPGKNFFEMVDALFGRIAGKILTALMTWYAIHLCALVLKNFSEFLEICVLPETPQLAIILSMTLVVCYMARSGLETLGKWAIFALPVVSAIVIFTIVFAVNHMDFARILPVGTHDLGTLSAAGYKLFTFPFAESVIFLCAVGKMRGNGRPYSPYRMYLISIFLAGAILLSILLRNVFLLGPAVVADEYFPSYTAAKIINIADLISRLEGSIAMNFIVAGIVKITLCVFAASKGLAHLLELRDYRQLAFPVGLLGAALSANIFENVAQMVAFADAYKIYAIPFQILIPLGAWLAAEKKHRREQKAAVEDK, from the coding sequence ATGGACCGTGAAACACTAACGACACGCCAGGCGGTGTGCATCAACGTGCTCTTCATCTTCGGAAGCACCGCCGTCATGGGCGTCAGCTCCGTGACGGAGCAGGACTCCTGGATCGCGTTTCTCCTGTCGGTGGCCTTTACCATCCCGGCGGTGCTGGTCTACGCCCGGCTTCTCCAGCTCTTCCCCGGAAAAAACTTCTTTGAGATGGTGGACGCTCTCTTCGGGCGTATCGCAGGCAAGATTCTTACCGCCCTGATGACCTGGTACGCGATCCACCTCTGTGCCCTGGTGCTCAAGAATTTTTCCGAGTTTCTTGAGATATGCGTCCTGCCCGAAACCCCCCAGCTCGCCATAATCCTCAGTATGACGCTGGTGGTGTGCTATATGGCGCGCAGCGGGCTGGAGACCCTGGGGAAGTGGGCCATCTTCGCCCTGCCGGTGGTGAGCGCCATCGTGATCTTCACCATCGTCTTCGCGGTGAACCACATGGACTTTGCCCGGATCCTCCCCGTCGGCACCCACGACCTGGGCACTCTCTCGGCGGCTGGGTATAAACTCTTCACTTTTCCCTTTGCCGAGAGCGTGATCTTTCTCTGCGCCGTGGGGAAGATGCGGGGAAACGGCCGCCCGTACAGCCCCTACAGAATGTACCTCATCTCCATCTTCCTCGCCGGAGCCATCCTGCTGAGCATCCTGCTGCGTAACGTCTTTCTCCTGGGGCCTGCGGTGGTGGCGGACGAGTATTTTCCATCCTATACGGCCGCCAAGATCATCAACATCGCCGACCTCATTTCACGGCTGGAGGGCTCCATCGCTATGAACTTCATCGTGGCGGGCATCGTGAAGATTACTCTATGCGTCTTCGCTGCCTCCAAGGGCCTGGCCCACCTCCTGGAGCTGCGGGACTATCGGCAACTGGCGTTTCCCGTGGGTCTTCTAGGTGCCGCCTTGAGCGCCAATATCTTTGAAAACGTTGCCCAGATGGTAGCGTTCGCAGACGCCTATAAGATCTACGCCATCCCATTCCAGATCCTCATCCCTCTGGGCGCCTGGCTTGCTGCCGAAAAAAAACACCGCCGCGAGCAAAAAGCTGCTGTAGAGGATAAGTAA
- a CDS encoding hypothetical protein (Evidence 5 : No homology to any previously reported sequences) yields MMTAIVLVLFALIFVLDYLPGLKSRAKRANFVYALFLAVSFCVLLLYSLDVPIPGPTRAIQAAVGKISALLGGQDYGR; encoded by the coding sequence ATGATGACTGCAATCGTCCTCGTCCTCTTCGCGCTGATCTTCGTCCTGGACTACCTGCCGGGGCTCAAGAGCCGGGCCAAACGGGCAAACTTCGTGTACGCCCTTTTCCTGGCGGTCAGTTTCTGTGTGCTCCTACTCTATAGCTTGGATGTGCCCATCCCGGGCCCCACCAGGGCCATACAGGCCGCTGTAGGGAAAATTTCCGCCCTGCTGGGCGGCCAGGACTATGGGAGGTGA
- a CDS encoding putative Germination protein, Ger(X)C family (Evidence 3 : Function proposed based on presence of conserved amino acid motif, structural feature or limited homology): MRKIAMSKRAACVFLALLCILPLTGCWNYRGLNEMTIVTGMAIDKNPENGKYLLTFEFVDLSSPVKEKGYKGRLVQSEGETLFEAVRDAKRKLANKLYFGHNQIVVLSKEVASSESIVSTVDWLLRDGECRETLYVAISQGETAHEVFEVEGIDQKLISYKLQRVISGDENATGSTLPVELYELYDISESPGRELALPAIHRTKSGGELVTEINGLAVFNKEELVGFLSPTESKYYLFAVDRFEKGLLTFHDPESGEARGTLEVSKSRTKYEIKEDGDKVKLVVKPMLTVYLDELMETNLKLDEAKLDEIKAAAAEELEENISDVIRKIQTEFGSDILGYGNLIYKRDTPLWTKLEDGWEERFPTLEVEVEVSINISNSALLIGG; encoded by the coding sequence ATGAGGAAGATCGCCATGAGTAAGAGAGCCGCCTGCGTATTCCTGGCCCTGCTCTGCATCCTACCCCTGACGGGCTGCTGGAATTACCGGGGCCTCAACGAGATGACCATCGTCACCGGCATGGCCATCGACAAAAACCCGGAGAACGGGAAGTACCTCCTCACCTTTGAGTTCGTGGATCTCTCTTCGCCGGTGAAAGAAAAAGGATACAAAGGCAGACTGGTGCAGTCAGAAGGGGAGACGCTTTTCGAAGCGGTTCGGGACGCGAAACGAAAGTTGGCCAACAAGCTCTACTTCGGCCACAACCAAATTGTCGTCCTCAGTAAGGAGGTCGCCTCCAGCGAGAGTATCGTCAGCACGGTGGACTGGCTTCTGCGGGACGGCGAGTGCCGGGAGACCCTTTACGTTGCCATTTCCCAGGGAGAGACGGCCCATGAGGTCTTTGAGGTAGAAGGCATAGACCAGAAACTCATTTCCTATAAGCTGCAGAGGGTCATCAGCGGGGACGAGAACGCCACCGGCAGCACCCTGCCGGTGGAGCTCTACGAACTCTATGATATCTCCGAGTCCCCCGGCCGAGAGCTGGCCCTCCCTGCGATACACCGGACAAAGAGCGGCGGCGAACTTGTCACCGAGATCAATGGACTGGCAGTTTTTAATAAAGAAGAGCTGGTGGGTTTCCTCTCGCCTACGGAGAGCAAATACTACCTCTTCGCCGTCGACCGCTTTGAAAAAGGGCTCCTGACCTTTCATGACCCCGAGAGCGGGGAGGCCCGCGGTACCCTGGAGGTCTCCAAGAGCAGGACAAAATACGAGATCAAGGAGGACGGGGACAAGGTAAAGCTTGTTGTCAAGCCCATGCTCACCGTCTACCTGGATGAGCTGATGGAGACCAACCTTAAGCTGGACGAGGCGAAGCTAGACGAGATCAAAGCGGCCGCGGCGGAAGAGCTGGAGGAGAATATCTCCGACGTTATACGGAAAATCCAGACCGAGTTTGGCAGCGATATCCTGGGTTATGGCAACCTGATCTACAAGCGGGACACCCCCCTCTGGACCAAGCTGGAGGATGGCTGGGAGGAGCGGTTTCCCACCTTGGAGGTGGAGGTGGAGGTGAGCATAAACATCTCCAATTCTGCCCTGCTGATCGGAGGCTAG
- a CDS encoding putative membrane protein (Evidence 3 : Function proposed based on presence of conserved amino acid motif, structural feature or limited homology) has translation MFQFFRKNPGRSESKTGQSGPDHGEEDLSSSLEDNVAAVRRLFADVDILRAKYVDNTHDKGFKCCLLYCDGMVDATMVNESLIKPLMLSRSAAGGNTLDVLMTQVVQVGEGCKSQSLIELAEGIAYGDTALFVEGESQAILFNTKGFQTRAITEPDNEKNLYGPREGFTECLMVNLSMLRRKLLCPDLKLKFLTVGSRTRTKVCVCYMEGIVDRAVLTELYRRLEAIDIDAVLDANYITELIRDKPWSTFRTVGDTERPDTLAAKILEGRVGIILDGTPMALTVPYLFIESFQSAEDYYVNYYYSTFTRWLRMMGFFLTITVPGLYVAIVGFHHEMLPFQLFVNITSERTSVPLPAAVEAFAMILVFDILKEAGARMPSNVGQALSIVGALVIGQAAVEAKLVAAPMIIVVALTGITSMLTPRLSASAIYIRLGLLALASTFGFFGLLVGLSILLIHIINLRSFGVPEVMLTGELRHQDLKDTVMRAPWWQMQLRPEIAADRDRMGNEEDRHE, from the coding sequence ATGTTTCAATTCTTCCGCAAAAACCCCGGGCGCTCCGAGAGCAAGACTGGGCAGAGCGGCCCGGATCATGGAGAGGAGGACCTCTCTTCCTCACTGGAGGACAATGTGGCCGCTGTCCGCCGGCTGTTCGCGGACGTGGACATCCTGCGGGCCAAATATGTGGACAATACCCACGACAAGGGGTTCAAGTGCTGTCTCCTCTACTGCGACGGGATGGTGGACGCCACCATGGTGAATGAGAGTCTCATCAAGCCTCTCATGCTCTCCCGGTCCGCCGCGGGGGGAAATACCCTTGACGTGCTGATGACCCAGGTGGTCCAGGTGGGTGAGGGGTGCAAGTCTCAGAGCCTAATAGAACTGGCCGAGGGCATTGCCTACGGGGACACCGCCCTCTTTGTGGAGGGGGAGAGCCAGGCTATCCTCTTCAACACCAAAGGGTTCCAGACCCGGGCCATCACCGAGCCGGACAATGAAAAGAACCTCTACGGCCCCCGGGAGGGTTTTACCGAATGCCTGATGGTAAACCTGTCCATGCTGCGGCGCAAGCTGCTCTGCCCCGACCTTAAGCTCAAGTTTCTCACCGTGGGCAGCCGCACACGGACCAAGGTCTGTGTCTGTTATATGGAGGGTATCGTCGACCGGGCGGTGCTCACTGAGCTCTACCGCCGGCTGGAGGCCATCGATATCGATGCCGTGCTGGACGCGAACTATATAACCGAACTGATCCGGGATAAACCCTGGTCCACGTTTCGTACTGTGGGGGACACCGAGCGGCCCGACACTCTGGCGGCCAAGATCCTGGAGGGCCGTGTAGGAATTATCTTGGACGGCACCCCCATGGCCCTTACCGTACCTTACCTCTTCATTGAGAGTTTTCAGAGTGCAGAGGACTACTACGTCAATTACTACTATAGCACCTTCACCCGGTGGCTGCGCATGATGGGCTTCTTCCTTACCATTACGGTTCCCGGCCTCTATGTCGCCATTGTGGGGTTCCACCACGAGATGTTACCCTTCCAGCTCTTCGTCAACATCACCTCCGAGCGGACCAGCGTCCCCCTGCCCGCCGCAGTGGAAGCGTTCGCCATGATTTTGGTATTCGACATTCTTAAGGAGGCAGGGGCACGGATGCCCTCCAATGTGGGCCAAGCCTTGAGCATCGTGGGGGCCCTGGTTATAGGCCAGGCGGCGGTGGAGGCCAAGCTGGTGGCCGCGCCCATGATCATCGTGGTGGCCCTGACAGGCATTACAAGCATGCTCACCCCCCGGCTCAGCGCCTCAGCCATTTATATCCGTCTGGGGCTTCTCGCCTTAGCCTCCACTTTCGGCTTCTTCGGGCTTCTTGTGGGCCTATCCATTTTGCTCATCCACATTATCAATCTGCGCTCCTTCGGTGTCCCAGAGGTGATGCTGACCGGCGAGCTGCGGCACCAGGACCTGAAAGACACCGTCATGCGCGCCCCCTGGTGGCAGATGCAGCTCCGGCCCGAAATTGCCGCGGACAGGGATCGTATGGGCAATGAGGAAGATCGCCATGAGTAA
- the mro gene encoding Aldose 1-epimerase: MIEIKNSSFGKTGAGKPVSCWTLTNDAGMSAEILTYGGILRTLTVPVAGRTRDVVLGFDDMAGYEGQDAYIGAVVGRVANRIGGARFTLDGKEYPLPANRPPNCLHGGVHGFNEKVWAAETQDDALVLSLTSPDGEEGFPGTLRVKVIYALGEDNSLSIEYVAEADAPTPVNLTNHSYFNLKGAGSGTAEDHVVQIFADRINENNDVGVPTGWLMDVEGTPFDLREGRPLAEGLADDHPQMVGGGGYDRNYIMKTSIDGALQRAAVAECAGLRMECLTTQPGLQIYTANYLATMTGKGGKAYTRRSALCLETQNWPDAVNHRDFPTSILRPGQTYHQTTIYRFTEL; the protein is encoded by the coding sequence GTGATTGAGATCAAAAACAGCTCCTTTGGCAAGACCGGGGCGGGAAAGCCCGTCTCCTGCTGGACCCTGACCAATGACGCCGGCATGTCAGCCGAGATACTGACTTACGGCGGCATCCTCCGCACGCTCACCGTCCCGGTGGCGGGGAGGACGCGGGACGTGGTGCTGGGCTTTGACGACATGGCGGGCTACGAGGGGCAGGACGCCTATATCGGCGCGGTGGTGGGCCGGGTGGCAAACCGCATTGGCGGAGCCCGGTTCACCCTGGACGGCAAAGAGTATCCCCTCCCCGCCAACCGCCCGCCCAACTGCCTCCACGGGGGCGTCCACGGCTTTAACGAAAAGGTTTGGGCGGCGGAAACGCAGGACGACGCGCTGGTCCTCTCCCTCACCAGCCCCGACGGAGAGGAGGGGTTCCCCGGCACCCTGCGGGTCAAGGTCATCTATGCCCTGGGGGAGGACAACTCCCTTAGCATCGAGTACGTCGCCGAGGCTGACGCACCCACCCCCGTTAACCTGACGAACCACAGCTACTTTAACCTCAAGGGTGCGGGCAGCGGAACGGCGGAGGACCATGTAGTACAGATCTTTGCCGACCGGATTAACGAGAATAACGACGTGGGCGTCCCCACCGGATGGCTCATGGACGTGGAGGGCACCCCCTTCGACCTGCGCGAGGGCAGGCCCCTGGCGGAGGGCCTCGCTGACGACCACCCCCAGATGGTAGGCGGAGGGGGCTATGACCGCAACTATATCATGAAGACCAGCATTGACGGTGCGCTCCAGCGGGCAGCCGTGGCGGAGTGCGCGGGTCTGCGCATGGAGTGCCTTACCACTCAGCCGGGACTGCAGATCTACACTGCAAACTACCTCGCCACGATGACCGGCAAGGGCGGAAAAGCCTATACCCGCCGCTCCGCCCTATGCCTGGAGACGCAGAACTGGCCCGACGCCGTGAACCACCGGGACTTCCCCACCTCTATCCTCCGGCCAGGGCAGACGTACCATCAGACCACCATCTACCGTTTCACGGAGCTTTGA
- the galT gene encoding Galactose-1-phosphate uridylyltransferase encodes MADTAIHKLVTYALRTGLIEPCEETWAVNTLLEALGLSSYTKSQEEAGEVDLNAVLNELMDDAHARGVLPEDSIAYRDLFDTALMGRLTPRPAQVGREFSARYAQSPKAATDWYYQFSQDTNYIRRDRIAKDMKWVTPTAYGEMDITINLSKPEKDPKAIAAARSLPASAYPRCQLCAENEGYAGRLDHPARGNHRIVPITISGSPWYLQYSPYVYYNEHCICLSAQHTPMKIDRACFAKLLDFVGQFPHYFVGSNADLPIVGGSILAHDHFQGGRYTFAMEKAPVEKAVSFRGFEDVSAGIVKWPMSVIRIASVNPTRLVELADRILASWRKYTDEAAVIFAETDGEPHNTITPIARMRDGKFELDLVLRNNLTTAEHPLGLYHPHAELHHIKKENIGLIEVMGLAVLPARLKDELSAVARCLAEGGDLRADECTAKHADWAEGFRERHTITPDNAMDIVKAETGLVFTKVLEHAGVYRRSGEGQEAFLNFIEQVS; translated from the coding sequence ATGGCAGACACCGCGATCCACAAGCTGGTGACCTATGCCCTGCGCACCGGCCTCATCGAGCCCTGTGAGGAGACCTGGGCGGTGAACACCCTCCTGGAGGCTCTGGGTCTCTCCTCCTATACGAAATCCCAGGAGGAGGCAGGGGAAGTGGACCTGAACGCCGTCCTAAATGAGCTGATGGACGACGCTCATGCCAGGGGCGTGCTCCCGGAGGACTCCATCGCCTACCGGGATCTCTTCGACACCGCTCTCATGGGCCGCCTGACCCCCCGCCCGGCCCAGGTGGGGCGAGAATTTTCCGCTCGGTACGCCCAGAGCCCGAAAGCTGCCACCGACTGGTACTACCAGTTTTCCCAGGATACAAACTATATCCGGCGCGACCGTATTGCAAAGGATATGAAGTGGGTCACCCCCACCGCGTACGGAGAGATGGACATCACCATCAACCTCTCCAAGCCTGAGAAGGACCCCAAGGCCATCGCTGCAGCCCGCAGCCTCCCCGCCTCGGCTTATCCCCGCTGCCAGCTCTGCGCCGAGAACGAGGGGTACGCCGGACGCCTGGACCACCCCGCCCGGGGGAACCACCGCATCGTGCCCATCACCATCAGCGGCTCCCCTTGGTACTTGCAGTATTCTCCTTACGTGTATTATAATGAGCACTGTATCTGCCTCAGCGCTCAGCACACCCCCATGAAGATCGACAGGGCCTGTTTCGCCAAGCTCTTAGATTTCGTGGGCCAGTTTCCCCATTACTTCGTGGGCTCCAACGCGGACCTCCCCATCGTGGGTGGCTCCATCCTGGCGCACGACCACTTCCAGGGCGGGAGGTACACCTTTGCCATGGAGAAGGCCCCGGTGGAGAAGGCTGTCTCCTTCCGGGGATTTGAGGATGTGTCGGCGGGCATCGTCAAGTGGCCTATGTCGGTTATCCGCATCGCGTCGGTAAACCCCACGCGGCTGGTGGAGTTGGCCGACCGCATCCTTGCCTCCTGGCGGAAATATACCGACGAGGCAGCCGTGATTTTTGCCGAAACCGATGGCGAGCCCCATAACACCATTACCCCCATCGCCCGGATGAGGGACGGAAAATTTGAGCTTGATCTTGTTTTACGCAATAACCTTACCACGGCGGAGCATCCCCTGGGCCTCTACCACCCCCACGCCGAGCTCCACCACATCAAGAAGGAGAACATCGGCCTGATCGAGGTGATGGGGCTTGCCGTTCTCCCCGCCCGTCTGAAGGACGAGCTCTCCGCGGTGGCCCGGTGCCTTGCCGAGGGGGGCGATCTCCGCGCCGACGAGTGCACCGCCAAGCACGCCGACTGGGCCGAAGGGTTCCGGGAGCGGCACACCATCACGCCGGACAACGCTATGGATATCGTGAAGGCCGAGACCGGCCTTGTATTTACAAAAGTATTAGAGCACGCGGGAGTCTACCGGAGAAGCGGGGAGGGCCAGGAGGCGTTCCTCAATTTTATAGAGCAGGTGAGCTAA
- the galE gene encoding UDP-galactose-4-epimerase (Evidence 2a : Function of homologous gene experimentally demonstrated in an other organism; PubMedId : 3022232, 6301942, 8564363, 8611559, 8931134, 9174344, 9271499, 9708982; Product type e : enzyme), with protein sequence MSILVLGGAGYIGSHTVYELIDAGREVVVADNLQTGFRAAVHPQARFYKADIRDRAAMDRIFEKESIEGVIHFAASSQVGESMTDPLKYYDNNLSGTTVLLQSMVAHGVDKIVFSSTAATYGEPERVPILESDLTNPTNCYGETKLSMEHMMGWVSRAHGLKYVALRYFNACGAHPSGRIGEAHDPETHLVPVILQVPNGKRESVSVFGADYPTKDGTCVRDYIHVTDLSAAHVLALDYLLGGGDNNIFNLGNGVGFTVNEVIEAARAVTGHPIPAIVSPRRAGDPAQLVASSEKAKEVLGWKPKYDDLETILSTAWVWHKSHPNGYEVL encoded by the coding sequence ATGTCAATTCTTGTTTTGGGCGGGGCCGGGTACATCGGCTCCCACACGGTCTATGAGCTCATCGACGCAGGGCGGGAGGTGGTGGTGGCGGACAATTTGCAGACCGGTTTCCGCGCCGCCGTTCACCCCCAGGCCCGGTTCTACAAGGCCGACATCCGCGACCGTGCCGCCATGGACCGCATCTTCGAGAAGGAGAGCATCGAGGGAGTCATCCACTTTGCTGCCAGCAGCCAGGTGGGGGAGAGCATGACCGACCCCCTCAAATACTACGACAACAACCTGTCCGGCACCACCGTGCTCCTCCAGTCCATGGTGGCCCACGGGGTAGACAAGATTGTCTTCTCCTCCACCGCCGCCACCTATGGCGAGCCTGAGCGAGTGCCTATCCTGGAGAGTGACCTCACCAATCCCACCAACTGCTACGGGGAGACCAAGCTTTCTATGGAGCACATGATGGGCTGGGTCTCCCGGGCCCATGGACTCAAGTATGTGGCCTTACGGTACTTCAACGCCTGCGGCGCCCACCCCTCCGGCCGTATCGGCGAGGCCCACGACCCGGAGACCCACCTGGTTCCTGTCATCCTCCAAGTGCCCAATGGCAAGCGGGAGAGCGTAAGCGTTTTCGGTGCCGACTACCCCACCAAGGATGGCACCTGCGTCCGGGACTATATCCACGTCACCGACCTGTCCGCCGCCCACGTACTGGCCCTGGACTACCTCCTGGGGGGCGGGGACAACAATATTTTTAACCTGGGCAATGGCGTGGGCTTTACGGTGAATGAGGTTATCGAGGCTGCCCGGGCCGTCACCGGGCATCCCATTCCCGCCATCGTCTCTCCCCGCCGGGCGGGTGACCCCGCCCAACTGGTTGCCTCCTCCGAGAAGGCAAAAGAGGTCCTCGGCTGGAAACCCAAGTACGATGACCTGGAGACCATCCTCTCTACCGCCTGGGTCTGGCACAAGAGCCACCCCAACGGGTACGAGGTCCTGTAA
- a CDS encoding GHMP kinase, N-terminal domain protein: MERRKGRKAMTTCKAILEGLAAGTYDDRLSRAYCVTGGEVAAHRHRVADAVKRYQALFAAEGGCAVSVYSGPGRTELGGNHTDHQHGRVLAASVNMDMLAVAAPNGSGTIRIQSEGYPALEVELSLLTPQLGEEGTSAALIRGVAAQMAAEGHSLGGFNAYITSCVPAGSGLSSSAAYEVLIGVILNHLFCGNVYDPVRIAQMGQAAENKFFGKPCGLMDQTACAVGGSVSIDFLDPAAPLVCRVDFDFPATGYALCIIDSGADHADLTDEYAAITREMGGVAAALGKAVLRDVDEGAFHARIPELRRALGDRAILRAIHFFSEDRRAAQEAQALERGDFEGFLALARASGLSSALHLQNTWAAPNPSQQAIPLVLAEAEAVLAGRGAARVHGGGFAGTVQAFVPGDLLPAFRARMEALLGPDMCHVLSIRPEGGCILID; the protein is encoded by the coding sequence ATGGAGCGGAGGAAAGGAAGGAAAGCAATGACCACCTGTAAAGCAATTTTAGAGGGCCTTGCCGCCGGGACGTATGATGACCGGCTCTCCCGCGCATACTGCGTCACCGGCGGCGAGGTGGCTGCCCACCGCCACCGGGTTGCCGACGCGGTGAAACGCTATCAGGCCCTCTTTGCCGCTGAGGGCGGCTGCGCCGTCTCGGTTTACAGCGGCCCAGGCCGCACCGAGCTGGGCGGCAATCACACCGACCACCAGCACGGCAGGGTGCTGGCTGCCAGCGTCAATATGGATATGCTGGCGGTAGCCGCCCCCAACGGTTCAGGAACCATCCGCATCCAGAGCGAGGGGTACCCCGCCCTGGAGGTAGAGCTGTCTCTCCTCACGCCCCAGCTGGGCGAGGAGGGGACATCCGCCGCCCTTATTCGGGGCGTGGCGGCCCAGATGGCGGCCGAGGGGCACTCCCTGGGCGGCTTTAACGCCTATATTACCTCCTGCGTCCCGGCAGGCTCCGGCCTCTCCTCCTCGGCGGCCTATGAGGTGCTCATCGGCGTGATCCTCAACCACCTCTTCTGTGGCAATGTGTACGACCCGGTACGCATTGCCCAGATGGGCCAGGCGGCCGAGAACAAGTTCTTCGGCAAGCCCTGCGGCCTGATGGACCAGACGGCCTGCGCCGTGGGCGGCTCGGTCTCCATCGACTTTTTAGACCCCGCCGCCCCCCTGGTGTGCCGGGTGGATTTCGATTTTCCCGCCACCGGGTACGCCCTATGCATCATTGACTCAGGGGCCGACCACGCCGACCTCACCGACGAGTACGCCGCTATTACCCGCGAGATGGGCGGGGTGGCCGCCGCCTTGGGCAAGGCTGTTCTCCGGGATGTGGACGAGGGCGCTTTCCATGCCCGCATTCCCGAACTGCGCAGAGCCCTGGGAGACCGGGCTATTCTCCGGGCCATCCACTTCTTCTCCGAGGACCGCCGGGCCGCCCAGGAGGCCCAGGCATTGGAGCGGGGGGACTTTGAAGGCTTTTTGGCTTTGGCCCGTGCCTCGGGCCTCTCCTCCGCCCTCCATCTCCAGAACACCTGGGCCGCGCCCAATCCCAGCCAGCAGGCCATCCCCTTGGTGCTGGCTGAGGCGGAGGCCGTCCTGGCCGGGAGGGGGGCAGCCCGAGTCCACGGCGGCGGCTTTGCCGGGACGGTCCAGGCCTTCGTGCCGGGGGACCTCCTGCCCGCTTTCAGGGCCCGCATGGAGGCCCTGCTGGGCCCCGATATGTGCCATGTATTGTCTATCCGCCCCGAAGGCGGTTGTATTTTAATTGATTAA
- a CDS encoding Sugar-binding domain protein — protein MATLKELSDRTGYSPATISRILTADPSLAVTPEARQRVLEEAGKLNYAATKSRRGRAPKRLLRVGVAEMLNPAQRLEDPYYLYLRGGVERACADSRFAFLPMERQGEKFSLPEGEEVDGIVAIGIFTPEEIEGLYALCPVLVFLDSSPDEARSDSVVLNYRLGITQALDYLEELGHSEIAFVGPSWKLDDWKRPAPEERRRLFLELMARRGRKDPILIEAPMDARKSARAVAEFFCYCALRPTALICANEENAIGAFRALREGGLRVPEDISLISFNDTPLSQLIEPPLTSVSTHLEEMARTAVRLLAQRVGVEGKRAERALPQKTIVPTTLVPRASAAPPHGAEERKESNDHL, from the coding sequence ATGGCGACGCTGAAGGAGCTGTCCGACCGAACGGGGTATTCTCCGGCCACCATCTCCCGCATCCTCACCGCCGACCCCTCCCTCGCCGTCACCCCGGAGGCCCGCCAGCGGGTGCTGGAGGAAGCGGGCAAGCTCAATTATGCTGCCACCAAGAGCCGCCGGGGCCGCGCGCCCAAGCGGCTGCTCAGGGTGGGGGTGGCCGAGATGCTCAACCCGGCCCAGCGGCTGGAGGATCCTTATTATCTCTACCTGCGCGGCGGCGTGGAGCGCGCCTGTGCCGACAGCCGCTTTGCATTCCTTCCCATGGAGCGGCAGGGCGAGAAATTTTCCCTCCCTGAGGGGGAGGAGGTGGATGGCATCGTCGCCATCGGCATCTTCACCCCGGAAGAGATTGAGGGGTTATACGCCCTCTGCCCTGTCCTTGTCTTTCTTGACTCCTCCCCGGACGAGGCCCGCAGCGACTCGGTAGTACTCAACTACCGCCTGGGTATTACCCAGGCCCTGGATTATTTGGAGGAGCTGGGGCACAGCGAAATCGCATTTGTCGGTCCGTCCTGGAAACTGGATGACTGGAAACGCCCCGCCCCTGAGGAGCGTAGACGGCTTTTTCTGGAGCTGATGGCCCGCCGCGGGCGAAAGGATCCTATCCTGATTGAGGCGCCTATGGACGCCCGGAAGAGCGCCCGGGCAGTGGCGGAATTTTTTTGTTACTGCGCACTCCGACCCACTGCTCTTATCTGCGCCAACGAGGAGAATGCCATCGGTGCGTTCCGCGCCCTCCGGGAAGGGGGGCTGCGTGTCCCGGAGGACATCTCCCTCATCTCTTTTAACGACACGCCCCTCTCACAGCTTATAGAGCCGCCGCTCACCTCGGTTTCCACCCATTTGGAGGAGATGGCCCGCACCGCCGTGCGCCTGCTGGCCCAGAGGGTGGGCGTCGAAGGAAAGCGAGCAGAGCGCGCCCTGCCGCAAAAAACCATCGTTCCCACCACGCTGGTGCCCCGCGCAAGCGCCGCCCCGCCCCATGGAGCGGAGGAAAGGAAGGAAAGCAATGACCACCTGTAA